In the genome of Yersinia enterocolitica, the window AGTGTATCAACCTATCCCCTGCCATAACTGAATATGACTAAATGCTCGCGGTTTCTTTAATATAGTGGCGGGCTTTTACTGCATACTCAAATGGATTAGCGATAGCCGGATCCTGCTCTGCCTCTACTACCATCCAGCCCTGATAGCCTTTTTCATCCAGCAATTTAAATACCGGACGGAAATCAATTACCCCATCGCCCGGTACAGTGAACATGCCTTTTTTCACCCCATCGAGGAAACTGAGTTTATTCGCTTTCACATCAGCCACTATTTCATCCCGCACATCTTTTAAATGAACATGATTAATACGCGGCAGGTATTTCTCCAAAATAGCCAGCATCGCCGCCTGGCTCCCCTCAGAAACATAGGCATGACCTGTATCAAAGAGCAGATATACATCGTCGTTAACCATACTCATATAACGATCTATTTCTTCGGTAGTTTGGATCCCCGTCCCCATATGGTGGTGCAAACAGACTTGCATACCTTTGGTTGCCGCAATCTTGGCTAATTCGTTATAACCATCAGCAACTCGCTGCCATTGCACATCAGTGAAGTGTGGTTTTTCTTCAAATACTGCCTTCGTCGTCCCTTGAATGCTCTTACTTTGTTCTGAGCAACCAATCACTTTTGCGCCCATTATATGGAGGAAATTCATATGATTAATAAATTCATCAATGGTCTTGGTCCGCTGGTCATCGGCAAAGAAAGTGCTAAACCATGCATTACAAATCTGCATACCGCGCAGCTCAAGCATAGGTTTAAGTACGTTAGGATCTCGCGGGTATTTACTACCAACCTCGCAACCAGTAAATCCGGCAAGAGCCATTTCACTGATACATTGTTGGAAGGTATTTTCTTTGCCTAAGTCAGGCATATCATCATTGGTCCAGCCAATTGGCGCGATTGCTAACTTCACACGTTCTTTATTCATAATAAACCTCTGCGATACATCCAATTTATAGAGATGAATACAATTAAAATGTGATTAATTGCCCGTCTTTAATGCAGGAAAATATACCTTTGGCGCTTGAAGCTGCGGCGTTGTTCACTGCAACGTCAATAACGTTGGGCTAAGTTTTTATTTAAAATCTTAAAGAGAACTTGCAACTGAGGCCGCCGGGCGACTTTATTTCCCCAACAATTCGCGCTCAATACGTTCGCGAGTAGCCACCGCCTGATGCACCATTTTTTCTGGATAACCAAAAAGAGAAGTCGCAATAATTGA includes:
- the iolE gene encoding myo-inosose-2 dehydratase gives rise to the protein MNKERVKLAIAPIGWTNDDMPDLGKENTFQQCISEMALAGFTGCEVGSKYPRDPNVLKPMLELRGMQICNAWFSTFFADDQRTKTIDEFINHMNFLHIMGAKVIGCSEQSKSIQGTTKAVFEEKPHFTDVQWQRVADGYNELAKIAATKGMQVCLHHHMGTGIQTTEEIDRYMSMVNDDVYLLFDTGHAYVSEGSQAAMLAILEKYLPRINHVHLKDVRDEIVADVKANKLSFLDGVKKGMFTVPGDGVIDFRPVFKLLDEKGYQGWMVVEAEQDPAIANPFEYAVKARHYIKETASI